A single Drosophila miranda strain MSH22 chromosome XR, D.miranda_PacBio2.1, whole genome shotgun sequence DNA region contains:
- the LOC108151413 gene encoding reactive oxygen species modulator 1: MPLPSSSFSQKGPTCFDKMKSGFIIGFCVGMASGALFGGFSALRYGLRGRELINNVGKVMIQGGGTFGTFMAIGTGIRC, from the exons ATGCCGTTGCCCTCGAGCTCCTTCTCCCAGAAGGGACCCACATGCTTTGATAAGATGAAGAGCGGCTTTATCATTGGCTTCTGCGTCGGCATGGCCAGTGGAGCACTGTTCGGTGGCTTCTCGGCCCTCCG ATACGGACTGCGTGGACGGGAGCTTATCAACAATGTGGGCAAAGTGATGATACAGGGCGGCGGAACTTTTGGCACTTTCATGGCTATTGGTACAGGAATACGCTGTTGA
- the LOC108151409 gene encoding glycoprotein 3-alpha-L-fucosyltransferase A — MRRPKISLKKYFYFTLICALLLIFGFNLKENEIWKTRSPRTAPLTTQQHQQKVQQFPSPDADLAGSEELSKRPETSSSTPADRPIVATSPSKAAGAEALALEGQQTEDIEEEDIDADRHLEPELEPEPTTAKLWFFRNGEYHPRPAKTYSNRRARKRYAPKLLPHQDSHSDRIVNQLMYVPHNYEQIKASGKLKTILLYNGLGPWNVKKGRDVFLRAKCPVDTCELTANREFASTADMILYKDHYIPTAIRRPSNAKQVSMLYYLECPYHTQNVKAPDAINWTATYRRDSTIVAPYEKWQYYDTKVQQQEQDHNYAVNKTKKVAWFVSNCGARNGRLQYAHELQKHIEVDIYGACGNFKCSRSTADKCFEILDNDYKFYLAFENSNCKDYITEKFFVNALNRRVLPIVMGARPEDYEVSAPRRSYIHVDEFASPKELAEYLRILDGDDELYNSYFKWKGTGEFINTYYWCRVCATLHNEEQLRKPRWYGDLNDWWRGAGVCTNGSWRNFKARKDVISDD; from the exons ATGCGACGACCAAAAATATCACTgaaaaagtatttttatttCACACTGATCTGCGCTCTCCTGCTCATATTTGGTTTCAATCTCAA GGAAAACGAGATATGGAAAACCCGCAGTCCCCGAACAGCCCCGCTGACCACTCagcaacaccagcagaaggTGCAACAATTCCCCTCACCGGACGCGGACCTCGCCGGGTCCGAGGAGCTCAGCAAACGGCCTGAGACATCTAGCTCCACTCCAGCCGATAGGCCTATAGTCGCCACTTCGCCCTCGaaagcagcaggagcagaggCTTTAGCGTTGGAGGGTCAGCAGACGGAGGATATAGAGGAGGAGGATATAGACGCCGACCGACATCTGGAGCCGGAACTGGAGCCGGAGCCGACCACAGCCAAGCTCTGGTTCTTCCGCAATGGTGAATACCATCCACGCCCGGCCAAGACCTACAGCAATCGGCGGGCACGCAAGCGGTACGCACCCAAGCTGCTGCCGCATCAGGATTCGCACAGCGACCGCATTGTCAACCAGCTGATGTACGTGCCGCACAACTACGAGCAAATCAAGGCCAGTGGCAAGCTGAAAACCATCCTCCTCTACAACGGCCTGGGTCCGTGGAATGTGAAGAAGGGGCGCGATGTCTTCCTGAGAGCCAAGTGTCCGGTGGATACATGCGAGCTGACTGCCAATCGGGAGTTTGCCAGTACGGCCGACATGATCCTATACAAAGACCACTACATTCCCACGGCAATACGCCGTCCCAGCAATGCCAAGCAGGTCAGCATGCTCTACTATCTGGAGTGCCCCTATCACACGCAGAATGTCAAGGCACCCGATGCCATCAACTGGACGGCCACCTACAG ACGTGACAGCACCATCGTAGCGCCCTATGAGAAGTGGCAGTACTACGACACCAAAgtccagcagcaggagcaggatcACAACTACGCCGTCAACAAAACGAAGAAGGTGGCCTGGTTCGTTTCCAATTGTGGCGCCAGGAATGGGCGCCTCCAGTATGCCCACGAGCTGCAAAAACACATCGAG GTGGACATATATGGTGCCTGCGGCAACTTCAAGTGCTCGCGTAGCACGGCAGACAAATGCTTCGAGATACTCGACAACGATTACAAGTTCTACCTGGCATTCGAAAACTCCAACTGCAAGGACTACATCACGGAGAAATTCTTTGTGAATGCCCTCAACCGGCGGGTGCTGCCAATCGTGATGGGTGCCCGCCCGGAGGATTACGAGGTGAGTGCCCCGCGTCGCTCATACATACACGTGGATGAGTTTGCCTCGCCCAAGGAGTTGGCCGAATACCTGCGTATTCTCGACGGGGACGACGAACTCTACAACTCGTACTTCAAGTGGAAGGGCACGGGTGAGTTTATCAACACGTACTACTGGTGCCGGGTCTGCGCCACGCTCCACAACGAGGAGCAGCTGCGCAAGCCGCGCTGGTACGGCGACCTCAACGACTGGTGGCGTGGCGCGGGCGTTTGCACCAACGGCTCATGGAGGAACTTCAAGGCGCGCAAGGACGTGATCAGCGACGATTGA
- the LOC108151410 gene encoding U4/U6 small nuclear ribonucleoprotein Prp31: MSLADELLADLEEDNDNDQDEDDTEMGNADDENELAEKLLKPVPNLMDVDVTVQSVRELCKLRDSKRLQDTLQQIEHYASRQRTAAEMLGSVESDPEYCLIVEANAIAVDIDNEISIVHKFTKEKYQKRFPELDSLIVGEIEYVLAVKELGNDLDQVKSNEMLQVILTQATIMIVSVTASTTQGTMLTPAEKAKIDEACEMAIELNNFKSKIYEYVESRMTFIAPNLSMIIGASTAAKLLGIAGGLTKISKMPACNVQVLGSQRKTLSGFSQTQMLPHTGYVYYSQIVQDTAPDLRRKAARLVAAKAVLAARVDACHESVHGEIGLRFKEEIEKKLDKLQEPPPVKFIKPLPKPIEGSKKKRGGKRVRKMKERYALTEFRKQANRMNFGDIEEDAYQGDLGYSRGTIGKTGTGRIRLPQVDEKTKVRISKTLHKNLQKQQVYGGNTTVKRQISGTASSVAFTPLQGLEIVNPQAAERSQTEANAKYFSNTSGFLSVGNRTT; this comes from the exons ATGTCGCTAGCTGACGAACTACTGGCTGACCTCGAGGAGGACAACGACAATGATCAGGATGAGGATGATACTGAAATGGGGAATGCCGACGATGAAAAT GAATTGGCGGAAAAACTTTTGAAGCCGGTTCCGAATTTGATGGACGTGGATGTCACAGTGCAGTCGGTGCGCGAGCTGTGCAAGTTACGCGACTCGAAGCGTTTGCAGGACACACTCCAGCAGATCGAGCACTACGCCAGTCGCCAGCGGACCGCCGCCGAAATGTTGGGCAGCGTGGAGTCCGACCCGGAATACTGTCTGATTGTGGAGGCCAATGCCATTGCCGTGGACATCGATAATGAGATCTCCATCGTGCACAAATTCACCAAAGAGAAGTATCAGAAACGCTTCCCAGAACTAGACTCGCTGATCGTCGGGGAAATTGAGTATGTGCTTGCGGTCAAGGAGCTGGGCAATGACCTGGACCAGGTGAAAAGCAACGAGATGCTGCAGGTCATACTCACGCAAGCCACGATTATGATTGTGTCTGTAACAGCATCCACGACACAAGGAACCATGCTCACGCCGGCGGAGAAGGCCAAAATTGATGAGGCCTGTGAGATGGCCATTGAGCTAAACAACTTCAAGTCCAAAATTTATGAATACGTTGAGAGTCGCATGACCTTCATAGCCCCAAATCTTTCCATGATAATCGGTGCCTCCACGGCAGCCAAACTGTTGGGAATCGCTGGCGGGCTCACCAAGATCTCCAAGATGCCGGCCTGCAATGTTCAGGTCCTGGGCTCACAAAGGAAAACCCTTTCGGGCTTCTCACAGACGCAGATGCTGCCGCATACTGGGTATGTTTATTACTCGCAGATTGTCCAGGACACGGCTCCGGATTTACGACGCAAGGCGGCTAGGTTGGTGGCTGCCAAAGCCGTGCTGGCCGCTCGTGTTGACGCCTGTCACGAGAGCGTTCATGGCGAGATTGGCTTGCGGTTCAAAGAGGAAATTGAAAAGAAGCTCGACAAGCTGCAGGAGCCACCGCCGGTGAAGTTCATCAAGCCGCTGCCGAAGCCCATCgagggaagcaagaagaagcGTGGAGGAAAACGCGTGCGCAAGATGAAGGAGCGGTATGCCCTAACTGAGTTCCGGAAGCAGGCGAACCGCATGAATTTTGGTGAT ATCGAAGAGGATGCCTACCAGGGCGACTTGGGCTACTCCCGTGGCACAATTGGAAAGACTGGAACTGGCCGTATACGCCTGCCCCAGGTGGATGAAAAGACTAAGGTGCGCATCAGCAAGACCCTGCACAAAAACCTGCAGAAGCAGCAGGTCTATGGCGGCAACACAACAGTCAAGCGTCAAATCTCTGGCACGGCCTCTAGTGTGGCCTTTACGCCGCTGCAGGGTCTGGAGATTGTGAACCCGCAGGCGGCCGAACGATCACAAACGGAGGCCAACGCCAAATACTTTTCGAATACCTCCGGTTTTCTATCTGTTGGAAATCGAACAACTTAA
- the LOC108151407 gene encoding probable DNA mismatch repair protein Msh6, with translation MSKKLNTSVGGTPTNTLFNYFTKSPAVDKKKLVPSVKAESTPTHRTDSEKENLNNGKNLEVKKETETKPSAKRKLPISTPSDEEELGGRRKRKRIVLPESESEDEMEETKSEDDFSGDESDYEPDGKDDAASEESESGDDEGEEPMDDEESEDDPTPKKSRNKDKNHNNNNNEPVGQKVKLAEGSTFQEKLKNIQSNVKQDAAYDEIVTTSSSLDEPVVWPHQKLEFLQPDKIKDKEGRRPDHPDYDKSTLHVPEKFLNILSPGVRQWWVLKSNNFDCVMFFKVGKFYELYHGDADVGVNELGFTYMRGEFAHSGFPEISFDKMSTILIDRGYKVARVEQTETPDMVAERCKRIKSTKFDKVVAREICQITNRGTQVFGSQCKIGPNHQPNYMLALVEQDEGTWSRFGICFIDTSIGDFHLGEFEDDKNCSRLLTLLSHHMPVLLLSEKSALSLRTQQVVRTVLGGILREQLPSNGAHVCNAEKTLKLLAERYYAGNGSEDNWPLVLRTMQSDSDHLGLTPSDNYKLALKALGQCVYFINKCLLEPKVLPMARYQMYVPPDQLAEAKPAVVSALRRSHMVLDATTLSNLRIIGEEHTLQSTLDHCCTKFGKRLLHHWLCAPSCDIEILKERQAAIGELLRLPSELQEMRALLAPMPDFERNLAQIHLFGNKQVKQTGHPDSRAILFEEKIYNKQKLVGFMAVLKGFNALTKLPLMFQQCETPLIKRITQLTTSGGSFPDLSEELRYFATAFDHDAAAKTGVIAPQPGMDAEYDVVMDRIEEIEKRLKTYLVEQERHFGCRVTYFGSDKKRYQLDVPESHAHKANKSYALEGQTKGKKPSRRYTTAETKGLLKDMQQAEDAKNVVLKDLARRLFEKFSNHYEQWKQCIDCVANLDVLGSLAEYARQQMIICVPELVSGVDQPFIELQEGYHPCVNTSTYIPNGLELGTKTEAPLSLLTGPNMGGKSTLMRELGLLVIMAQIGAHIPAASCRLSLVDRIFTRLGAQDDILAGHSTFLVELNETSLILKHATCHSLVLLDELGRGTATYDGTAIAASVVNFLANLKCRTLFSTHYHNLIDYFHNDQRVTLGHMACMVENEDTTDPTQETVTFLYKYTAGACPKSYGFNAAKLAGMPQGIIKRAFELSKKVEAIALQRKITAKIVASSGEKDFKQQKLHALKDLLQQLKMCHV, from the exons ATGTCTAAGAAGCTGAATACGAGTGTGGGCGGAACGCCCACAAACACCTTGTTTAACTATTTCACCAAGTCACCAGCCGTCGACAAAAAAAAGCTTGTGCCCAGCGTAAAGGCGGAGTCAACGCCTACTCACAGAACGGACTCAGAAAAGGAAAATCTCAACAATGGCAAGAACCTGGAAGTGAAGAAGGAGACCGAGACCAAGCCTTCGGCAAAGAGGAAGCTGCCAATTTCAACTCCGTCGGATGAGGAGGAGCTTGGTGGTCGGCGCAAAAGAAAACGCATCGTTCTACCCGAGTCGGAGAGCGAAGATGAGATGGAGGAGACCAAATCCGAAGACGACTTTTCCGGCGATGAGTCTGACTATGAACCGGACGGAAAGGATGATGCTGCCAGTGAGGAAAGCGAGAGTGGCGACGATGAGGGCGAAGAGCCTATGGATGACGAAGAATCGGAAGACGATCCCACGCCCAAAAAATCCCGCAACAAGGACAAAAACCACAATAATAACAACAATGAGCCGGTGGGCCAAAAGGTTAAACTGGCTGAAGGCTCCACATTCCAGGAGAAGCTAAAAAACATCCAGAGCAATGTGAAGCAGGACGCGGCCTACGATGAGATAGTGACCACTTCATCGAGCCTCGATGAGCCTGTGGTGTGGCCTCATCAGAAGCTCGAGTTCTTGCAGCCGGACAAGATTAAGGACAAGGAGGGCAGGCGCCCAGACCATCCGGACTACGATAAGAGCACCCTGCATGTGCCCGAAAAGTTCCTCAACATTCTGTCGCCTGGCGTGCGACAGTGGTGGGTTCTGAAGTCAAACAACTTTGACTGCGTCATGTTCTTTAAAGTGGGAAAATTCTATGAGCTGTACCATGGGGATGCCGATGTGGGTGTCAATGAGCTGGGATTTACCTATATGCGTGGCGAGTTTGCTCACTCTGGTTTCCCGGAGATATCCTTTGACAAAATGTCCACAATCCTGATAGATAGGGGCTACAAG GTGGCTCGAGTGGAGCAAACGGAAACGCCCGACATGGTGGCAGAAAGATGCAAGCGCATTAAGTCCACCAAGTTCGACAAGGTCGTGGCCCGTgagatctgtcagatcacgaATCGGGGAACTCAGGTTTTCGGGTCGCAGTGTAAAATCGGTCCCAATCATCAGCCCAACTACATGTTGGCCCTGGTGGAGCAAGACGAGGGGACGTGGAGCAGGTTTGGCATTTGCTTTATAGACACATCCATCGGGGACTTTCACCTGGGCGAGTTCGAAGACGATAAGAACTGCTCTCGATTGCTCACGCTGCTCTCCCATCACATGCCTGTGCTC CTTCTCAGCGAGAAATCAGCCCTCAGCTTGCGCACTCAACAGGTGGTACGCACCGTGCTCGGAGGAATACTGAGGGAGCAACTGCCTAGCAATGGAGCTCATGTCTGCAACGCTGAGAAGACTCTAAAGCTGTTGGCCGAGCGATACTATGCCGGAAACGGATCCGAGGACAACTGGCCGTTGGTCCTGCGCACTATGCAGTCCGATTCGGATCACTTGGGTCTCACGCCCTCCGACAACTACAAGCTGGCATTGAAGGCTCTGGGTCAGTGCGTCTATTTCATCAACAAGTGTTTGCTGGAGCCGAAAGTACTGCCCATGGCTCGTTACCAGATGTATGTGCCGCCCGATCAGCTGGCAGAGGCCAAGCCAGCTGTGGTCTCCGCCCTGAGACGCTCTCACATGGTCCTCGATGCAACAACTCTGTCAAACTTAAGGATCATCGGCGAAGAACACACCCTGCAGTCCACCTTGGACCATTGCTGCACCAAGTTCGGGAAGCGGCTGCTGCACCACTGGCTCTGTGCCCCCAGCTGCGATATAGAGATACTAAAGGAGAGACAGGCAGCCATTGGAGAGCTGTTGCGGCTGCCCAGTGAGCTGCAGGAGATGCGGGCATTGCTGGCTCCCATGCCGGACTTTGAGCGTAATTTAGCGCAAATCCATCTGTTCGGCAACAAGCAGGTCAAACAGACCGGTCACCCAGACTCCCGGGCCATACTCTTCGAGGAGAAGATTTACAACAAACAGAAGCTAGTGGGCTTTATGGCAGTTCTCAAGGGATTCAATGCTCTGACCAAGCTACCTCTGATGTTCCAGCAATGTGAGACCCCTCTGATCAAGAGAATAACTCAGTTGACTACTTCGGGGGGATCCTTTCCCGACCTCAGCGAAGAGCTGAGATACTTTGCCACTGCCTTCGACCATGATGCAGCTGCCAAGACGGGAGTAATTGCGCCTCAGCCCGGAATGGATGCAGAGTATGATGTAGTCATGGATCGGATAGAAGAGATTGAGAAACGGCTCAAGACCTACCTTGTGGAGCAGGAGCGTCACTTTGGCTGCCGTGTTACCTACTTTGGCTCCGATAAGAAGCGGTACCAGTTGGATGTTCCCGAGTCGCATGCCCACAAGGCCAACAAATCGTACGCCCTGGAAGGTCAGACCAAGGGAAAGAAGCCCTCGCGTCGCTACACCACCGCAGAGACCAAGGGTCTGCTCAAGGACATGCAGCAAGCAGAAGATGCCAAGAACGTCGTGCTTAAGGACCTAGCCCGTCGCCTCTTCGAGAAGTTCTCCAATCATTATGAGCAGTGGAAGCAGTGCATCGACTGTGTCGCCAATCTGGATGTGTTGGGCTCCCTGGCAGAGTACGCCAGGCAACAGATGATCATCTGCGTACCAGAGCTGGTCTCTGGAGTAGATCAGCCGTTCATCGAACTGCAGGAGGGCTATCATCCCTGTGTGAATACCTCCACCTATATTCCCAATGGCCTGGAATTGGGTACCAAAACGGAAGCCCCCCTATCCCTGCTCACTGGACCCAATATGGGAGGCAAGAGCACCTTGATGAGGGAACTGGGTCTACTGGTGATCATGGCACAGATT GGCGCTCACATACCAGCAGCCAGCTGTCGTCTCTCCTTGGTGGATAGAATTTTCACGCGGCTGGGCGCTCAAGATGATATTTTGGCCGGGCACAGTACGTTCTTGGTGGAGCTGAACGAGACTTCTCTCATACTGAagcatgccacatgccatTCCCTGGTGCTGCTCGATGAGTTGGGCAGGGGCACGGCCACATACGATGGCACAGCCATTGCCGCTTCTGTGGTCAATTTCCTAGCCAATCTCAAGTGTCGCACCCTCTTTTCCACCCACTACCACAATCTAATCGATTACTTCCACAACGACCAGAGGGTCACCCTCGGGCACATGGCTTGCATGGTGGAAAATGAGGATACCACAGATCCCACTCAGGAAACGGTTACGTTCCTCTACAAGTACACGGCCGGTGCTTGTCCCAAGTCGTACGGCTTCAATGCGGCCAAATTGGCTGGCATGCCCCAGGGCATTATAAAGCGGGCCTTTGAG CTCTCCAAGAAAGTGGAGGCCATTGCCCTGCAACGCAAGATTACGGCAAAGATAGTAGCCTCGTCGGGAGAGAAGGACTTCAAGCAGCAGAAACTACATGCGTTGAAGGACCTACTACAGCAGTTGAAAATGTGCCATGTCTAA